One Archangium violaceum genomic window, CCCGCCGCTGAGCGCCGCGAGGAGCGCGGCGGGCCTCAGAGATCGCAGGGAGGCAGCGTGACGATGGCGTCCATCAGCGCCCTCGTCACCTCGGCGGAGAGCCGCCCCTCGAACAGGAAGGCGAGGCCCACCACGGCGAGCACCTCGCCGGCCGCGTCCAGCAAGGGCAGGGCCACCGAGGCGTGCAGGGCCCGCGCCCCCCTCAGGACGCGCCCGCCCTCGTCCATCAGGACGTCGCCCGTCTGCACCGGCCGCCGGGTGGCGAAGGCGAGTCCGACCATGCCCCTGCCCTGGGGGATGATGCGCACGGCGTCCACCACCGGGGGTGGGATGTTGAGCGTGGCCACCAGTTCCAGCGTCTCGCCGCGCCGCAGGTGGACGGTGCCGGCCATCACACCCTGCGCGGAGGCGAAGGACTCCAACCACGGCTGGTAGGGCGGCTTTCCGGTCATCTCCATGATGCTCCTCCCTGTGCGACCCCTCCCCCGGCCGGAAGGGGAGGCATTCCTGCTTCTTCTGTTCTTGAGCGTTTGGGGTCCCCGTGGATCCAGACCCCGTTCCGAACGAGACAGCCACCGCCAGGATGGAACATTGAAGGGAGAGCGAGCGGACGAGCACCGCCCGCGCCGCATGTTCCCGCTGGAGGGAGGGAGCCCCGGTTGTTGGTGAGCCCCTGGATTGTCAGCTTCCGAGCATGAATTCCAACCCGGTCTCGCCGTGGGAGTGGGCAATCTTCGGGGTGATCGTACTGGCGATGATCCTCATCGACCTGCTCGCCCACCGGCACAAGCATGGGGAGACGAAGAAGGCGGCGTATGCCTGGAGCATCGCCTGGATCCTGGTGGGTCTGGCCTTCGGGGGCTTCGTCTGGGCGAGACACGGGGCCATCACCGCGCACGAGTACCTGGGCGCCTATCTCATCGAGAAGAGCCTCAGCCTGGACAACCTGTTCGTCTTCCTCGTCATCTTCGCCAGCCTGAACGTGCCCGAGGACAAGCAGCGCCGGGTGCTCTTCTGGGGCATCTTCGGAGCGCTCGTCTTCCGGGCCCTGTTCATCACCCTGGGCCTGCGGGCCATCGAGCAGTGGCACTGGGTCGTCTACGTCTTCGGCGCCATCCTGATCTTCGGTGCGTTCCGCGTGGCGCGCCGCCATCCCTCGGACGAGTCGGACAACAAGGCCGTGAGGTGGTTGGAGAAGCGCCTGCCGGTGACGACGCAATTCGAGGGCTCGAGGTTCTTCAAGCGCGTGGACGGCCGGATACAGGCGACGCCGCTGCTCATCGCGCTGCTGTCCATCGAGCTGTCGGACGTGGCCTTCGCCATCGACTCGGTGCCCGCGGCGCTATCGGTGAGCCGCAACGTGTTCGTGGTCTACTCCTCGAACGTCTTCGCCATCCTCGGGCTGCGCGCGCTCTACATCGCGCTGGCGAAGACGGTGCATGAGCTGCGCTACCTGCACTGGGGGCTCGCGGCGGTGCTCGCGTTCGCCGGCTTCAAGATGATTGCCTCCGATTGGCTCCACGTGTCCCCGCTGCTCTCGGTGGCCATCATCGTGGTGTGCATCGGCCTCTCCGTCTGGTGGAGCCTGCGCGCGCGCCGCAAGGCCGCCAGGAGGGCGGGAGCGCCGCGGGAGGAGAAGCCCCGCGGCGAACCGTATGAGGAAATCCACGCGTAGAGCGCCCCCGAGGGGTGGAGCCGGCTACTTCTTCGTCTTCGTACGAGACGACGAGCGGCTCCGGGCCGTGGAGGAACCCCGGCGGGAAGCGCCCGCGCGCGAGGCCGTCTTCGCGCGGCCGGTACGGCCGGCGGCGGCGGCGCGGGGGCTCTTCTTGGCGCCCCGGGTGGTGGTGGCGCGACGCGGCGAGGCGCGCTTGCTCTCGCTCAGCTCCCCTTCCCGCTGTCCGAGGCGCAGCGCGCTCTGGGCGCTCCGACGCGTCTTGCGCTTCGCCTGGCCGGGCTTCGGCGCCGGCAGGGCCACTCCGGCCCGACGCGCCTTGGACAGGCCGATGGCGATGGCCTGCTCACGCGACTCCTTCCCGTGCTTGCCCTCCTTCAGATGGTGCATCTCCTCGCGGACGAACTCACTGGCCTGCGTCGTCGGGCGCTTTCCCGCGCGCTTCGCCTGCCGCGCGCGCTGGAGGGTCTGCTTCTCTGGCATCCGGTGTCCTTTCGTGTGGGGTCGCGGGGCCGAAGGTGGTGACGGGGGGCGGGGTTGACAAGAGGCGACCTAGTGGCGCCGCCGCTCGATTTCGCGCGCGAGCTCCTCCTCCAGGTGCCGGAGCATGACGTCGGCGTCGAAGGACTCGTCGCCCTCGCGCCACACCACCAGCGGGTCCGCGATGCCCAGGCGCTGGAACAAGGCGCGCAGCCGCTCCATGGCCCGCTCCATGGCGGCGAGGGTGGTGGGTGAGCACCCGGGGTCGCGCTTGCGCAGGAGGGCGAGGCTCAGCTCCAGCGTCTGCAAGGGCGTATTGGTGGCGTCGCGCACCACGAGGAAGAGCCGCGCCAGCCGCTCCAGCGCCTCGGCCTCCGTGCGCGCCTCGCGCAGCTTCAGCTCGATGGAGTGGCTGCGCACCCGGTAGGCCAGCATGGTCAGCGCCACGCCCCCGTAGACGAGCGTTACCCACGGCTCCCACGGAGAGCGCACCCCCGGGTGCTGGCCCAGCCCCAGCGCGAACCAGAGCACCACCGTCTCCAGGGCGAAGGCGGCGATCAACCCACCTCCGAGCCACAGTCCGGTGGGCGCGAGCACGCCCAGCGCCAGCATCACCAGCCGGTGGCCCGTCATGGGCACCCAGAGGAGCCCCGAGCCGGCCATGGCGTGCTCGGCCATGGCGAAGACGGGGAGGAAGGGCAGCACCGCGCCCGCGAAGCAGGCCTCGACCAGGACGGTGCGCAGCCGCTGGCGGAGCGCGAGCAGCACGCCCAGCAGCACCAGCGCCCAGAGCACGTGCAGCGCGCGCAGCACCGGCAGGGTGGTACCCTGGAACACCCGGGCGTCGATGAAGACGTAGGCCAGCTCCGTCAGCGCGACCAGGACGGAGCCGACCACGGCGCCGCGCCAGGCCCGCGCCCACAGCTCCTGCTCCACCGCCCCTGGCACCCTAGGTCGTGCCGGTTCCACGGGCACCACCCCCCACCAGCTCCAGGAGGACCTTCGATTGGATGGGCTTGGAGAGCACCTGGACCTGGGTCAGCTCCAGGGCCTCGCGCACCAGGGGATGGGAGCGGGCGTGGCCGGTCAGGAAGACCGTCCTCCCGGGGAAGCCGTTGTCCCTCAACCAGCGGTACGCATCCAGCCCGCTGGGCACCCCCTCCCCCAGGTTGATGTCCAGGAGGGCCAGCCCGCACCCGAGCGCTTCGTCCGCCTTTCGCCGCAGCTCCGCCACGGAGCCGGCGCTCACACAGGCGTCCGCTCCGGACAGGAGCAGCAGCTCGCAGAGGATGGACCTCAGGTCTTCATCGTCCTCAAGTACGAGCACCCGTAGCACGTGTCCCGCCCTCCACGGCTGGCTGTCACCTCGAGCGTCCGACGCTCCGGGCCCCCCTCGCAAGCCGGAACCGGGCGGGTGCGGTACTTTTTCGGACAGGACGGTGGGTAGCGCCCCCCCTACTCCCGGAGTGAACAGACCCACGCCCCAGGTCCGGTGTCCGCCCGGCCACGGTCCCTCCATCATTCAATGCAACATCCCTGCATTTGTGATGGAATTGCGAAGCGCTCGGGGTCAGGGGGAGCTGCCCGGCGTTCCCCTGACTGGCCGGAGTCGCCGCCGGTATCCCCTCGGTGCCCGGTGTCGCACCTTGATTGAGCAAGTGAGATGCAACTTTTAAGGAGTTGGGTTATGCGGAAGGAGATGGCTGCAAGGAAGAACGCACCCCAGCCGAAGCTCGCCGACTACCAGGACCGCCTCCGTACCGCGGGACTGCGCAGCACTTCACCCCGAGTGGCGGTGTTGCGCGAACTGGAGTCCGCGACGGCACCCCTGAGTCACGCGGATCTGGTGGAAGCCCTGAGTGAGGAAGGCTACGACCGCGTCACCATCTACCGCAATCTCACCGACCTCACCGAGGCCGGTCTGGTGGTGCGCGCGGACCTGGGAGACCACGTCTGGCGCTTCGAGCTCAAGCGCGAGGAGAAGTCGCACCAGGGCACCCACCCGCACTTCACGTGCACCGACTGCGGCACCGTGGCCTGCCTGCCCGCCGAGTCCGTCCGCATCACCCCGGCCAAGGGAGCCCCCAAGGCCGTGAGCGCGCGCTCGGTGGACGTCCAGCTGCGCGGCCTGTGTGACCACTGCGTCTAGGTAGCCAGGTCCCCGCCTTCAAGCCCCGCCCGCCTGCCCGCTCTCCGGACGGCATTCCCGCCTCCGGATCGCCTCCGGTTGGCGTCGCCCCCCGTGGATACCACCGTTCTCCGGCAGGTATCCCACACGGGTATGCATATGGAGGGGTCATCATGAAGAAGCTCCTGGCCACACTGGTCATCACCCTGGGCACGGCCGCCCTGGCGCAGTCGAACGTGGACCCGAAGGCCCAGAAGGAGGACCAACGCAACGACGCCAGCCGCATCGAGACGGGCATCGACTCCACCGAGGTGTTACCGGGCCTGAGCGGCTCCAAGGCCCAGAAGCAGGCCGATCAGCAGCAGGCGAGCGGCGCCCAGAAGTCGAGCGACGCCGCCCTGATGAACAAGGCGAACGCCTTCAACCTGAAGGGCACCCTGAAGAAGGGCTCGGATCGGGATGAGGTCATCCTCTCGCGCCAGAACCAGAACCTGCCGGACGTGGAACTGGACGTGAGGGATCAGACCCAGGTGATGCTGGACGGCAAGAAGGTGGCGGTGGGCGACATCCCCGAGGGCGCCCAGGTGCGCGCCAGCTTCCAGCTCGTCGAGGATGACGCGGTGGCGGTGGAGCTCAACGCCACCAGCCCCAAGAAGGGCACCCAGAGCAAGTAGGTACCCACGAGGGAAAACCGGGCACCCAGCCGGTGCCACGGTCGTCACACGTGATTGTCGGAGCCGGGCCCGTCTCCCTCTGAGGGGAACGGGCCCGCTCCTTTTCCACCCAGCTTCCGGCGCCGCGAGGGAACGTGAGGTGAATCCCGCTTCCCTCCGTGGCGAGGCCTCCATCCCGCGCGTTCCCTCGACCAACCCACCCTCACGGGTATGGCCCTTGCTCTGCTTCACCGCGATTCGAGCAGGAGCCCGAGGAGGCGGGAAGGTCATGCGCAGACTGTTGGGAGCGTGGGCGGTGGGAGCGGTGGTGGCGTGGGGCTGCGGCGGCACGACGGATGAAACGCGGCCACGAGGACAGGACGAGAACCCGGCACATACCGATGAGCCGGCTCCGCCGGTGCTCGAGGAACCACCCCCGCCGATCGTGGCGGAACCGGACCCCGGCACGACGGATCCGGGAACCACGGACCCCGAGCCCACGGACCCCGAGCCCACGGACCCCGAGCCCACGGACCCCGAGCCCACGGACCCGGATGTCCCGGCGCCGGTGGCGACGCCGGGGCCGTGGCCGAACGAGCCGCTGGTGAACTACTCGAGCCGCTATGGCCTCGGCAACGTGCGGGCCATGGCCGTGGACGACGCGTACAACATCTGGTTGCTGGACGGTGCCCGCATCGGCGTGCTGCGCCCCAGGGACTCCGGGCCGCGGTGGACGAGCGGCGTGGGCCAGGCGGCACCGGGCTTCGGCGCCGACAAGCTGGCCATGGGCTCCACCGTCATCTGCGGTGGCAGCGCGGGCCGCGCCTACGTGGGCTACTTCACCTACGAGCTGGACAGCGCCTTCATCTACAGCCCGGACGGGAGCAACTTCCCCCTCTACAACGACCCGGACCCGAGGCGCTTCGATCCCGTGCGCTACCAGGAGTACCAGAAGGGTGACCTGGACGTGGTGAAGCTGCAGGAGGACGGCAGCGTGGTACTGGAGACGCACCTGAGCCGCTCGGCGCGCAGCAACGGGCCGCAGGACATCGGCATCCGCAACACGAACGATCACCACTTCGACGAGGACCGCTCGGTGCTCAGCTGCGTGAAGGTGATGCACGGCAAGCACAAGGGCGACGTCTACATCGG contains:
- a CDS encoding GAF domain-containing protein; this translates as MEMTGKPPYQPWLESFASAQGVMAGTVHLRRGETLELVATLNIPPPVVDAVRIIPQGRGMVGLAFATRRPVQTGDVLMDEGGRVLRGARALHASVALPLLDAAGEVLAVVGLAFLFEGRLSAEVTRALMDAIVTLPPCDL
- a CDS encoding TerC/Alx family metal homeostasis membrane protein, with the translated sequence MNSNPVSPWEWAIFGVIVLAMILIDLLAHRHKHGETKKAAYAWSIAWILVGLAFGGFVWARHGAITAHEYLGAYLIEKSLSLDNLFVFLVIFASLNVPEDKQRRVLFWGIFGALVFRALFITLGLRAIEQWHWVVYVFGAILIFGAFRVARRHPSDESDNKAVRWLEKRLPVTTQFEGSRFFKRVDGRIQATPLLIALLSIELSDVAFAIDSVPAALSVSRNVFVVYSSNVFAILGLRALYIALAKTVHELRYLHWGLAAVLAFAGFKMIASDWLHVSPLLSVAIIVVCIGLSVWWSLRARRKAARRAGAPREEKPRGEPYEEIHA
- a CDS encoding DUF6496 domain-containing protein, coding for MPEKQTLQRARQAKRAGKRPTTQASEFVREEMHHLKEGKHGKESREQAIAIGLSKARRAGVALPAPKPGQAKRKTRRSAQSALRLGQREGELSESKRASPRRATTTRGAKKSPRAAAAGRTGRAKTASRAGASRRGSSTARSRSSSRTKTKK
- a CDS encoding response regulator produces the protein MLVLEDDEDLRSILCELLLLSGADACVSAGSVAELRRKADEALGCGLALLDINLGEGVPSGLDAYRWLRDNGFPGRTVFLTGHARSHPLVREALELTQVQVLSKPIQSKVLLELVGGGARGTGTT
- a CDS encoding Fur family transcriptional regulator, whose product is MAARKNAPQPKLADYQDRLRTAGLRSTSPRVAVLRELESATAPLSHADLVEALSEEGYDRVTIYRNLTDLTEAGLVVRADLGDHVWRFELKREEKSHQGTHPHFTCTDCGTVACLPAESVRITPAKGAPKAVSARSVDVQLRGLCDHCV